The following proteins are encoded in a genomic region of Candidatus Omnitrophota bacterium:
- a CDS encoding Xaa-Pro peptidase family protein: protein MHCQRRISELTRRMKKDGLDAFIVSKPENIFYLTSFLSDSIILVVSPKKKFAITDFRYAEAAGNKVKGFELIILGSKLNTFSQAISAVLEKSRTKKVGFEASSLTFLQYKNIKLALRNKALRPCTDLLESLREIKDSGEIDTIKRAFAITKEALKEVKRVLSPNITEREVVLRIKESFIRQGAEGAAFEPIVATQPGASEPHYSAKAKKLGKDKPILVDLGAKYNGYNSDLTRVLPLGKMNTKFTALYQILLEAQKRAMDIIRPGARISDVDSAARQYIAGEGFGRFFGHSLGHGIGLEVHEKPTISARNTGLLREGMVFTVEPGIYIPGCGGLRLEDTVLVTKKGCRTLTHDIDK, encoded by the coding sequence ATGCACTGCCAAAGAAGGATTTCAGAGCTTACAAGAAGGATGAAAAAAGATGGGCTCGATGCCTTTATTGTCAGCAAGCCTGAAAATATATTTTATTTAACGTCTTTTCTCTCGGATAGCATCATACTTGTAGTAAGCCCGAAAAAGAAATTCGCCATAACGGACTTCAGGTATGCGGAAGCCGCCGGCAATAAGGTGAAAGGATTTGAATTAATAATCCTGGGTAGTAAACTTAATACCTTTTCCCAAGCCATATCCGCGGTGCTGGAAAAGAGTAGAACTAAGAAGGTTGGATTTGAAGCCTCTTCGCTGACTTTCTTACAGTATAAAAATATAAAGCTCGCCCTTAGAAATAAGGCGCTTCGTCCGTGTACCGATCTTTTGGAGTCGCTCAGGGAAATAAAAGATTCTGGCGAGATTGATACGATAAAGCGGGCGTTTGCCATTACGAAGGAAGCGTTAAAAGAGGTAAAACGCGTTCTCAGTCCGAATATTACCGAGCGAGAAGTAGTGCTGCGCATAAAAGAATCTTTTATCAGACAAGGCGCTGAGGGCGCAGCATTTGAGCCTATAGTAGCGACTCAGCCGGGTGCGTCCGAGCCGCATTATAGCGCCAAAGCTAAAAAGTTAGGAAAAGACAAACCCATTCTTGTAGATTTGGGAGCCAAATATAACGGTTATAATTCCGACTTGACAAGGGTATTGCCATTGGGTAAAATGAACACTAAATTTACGGCATTATATCAAATATTACTGGAAGCCCAGAAGAGGGCAATGGACATAATACGGCCTGGCGCAAGGATATCCGATGTGGACAGCGCTGCCAGGCAATATATTGCCGGCGAAGGTTTTGGCCGGTTTTTCGGCCATTCCCTGGGCCATGGTATCGGACTTGAGGTCCACGAGAAGCCCACAATAAGCGCTAGAAACACAGGTTTGTTGCGCGAGGGAATGGTCTTCACAGTAGAGCCCGGCATATACATACCCGGCTGCGGCGGGCTAAGGTTGGAAGATACGGTTTTAGTGACAAAGAAAGGTTGCAGGACTTTGACTCATGATATCGATAAATGA
- the aroQ gene encoding type II 3-dehydroquinate dehydratase — MAKILVIHGPNLDLLGKRETDIYGKTDLKTINTAISEKAKSLGVDVEAFQSNHEGEIVDRIGKSEGIFSAIVINPAAYTHTSVAIRDAISAVKLPVIEVHLSNIYAREEFRQKSLISPVVKGTVSGFGPASYLLGLEAAAEMCKPR; from the coding sequence ATGGCAAAGATCCTTGTGATACACGGACCGAATTTAGACCTTTTAGGCAAACGTGAAACGGATATCTACGGAAAAACCGATTTAAAAACCATTAATACCGCTATATCCGAGAAAGCGAAGTCGCTTGGAGTAGACGTAGAAGCCTTCCAGTCAAACCACGAGGGCGAGATAGTTGACAGGATAGGTAAGTCGGAAGGTATTTTCAGCGCGATAGTCATCAATCCCGCGGCGTACACACATACGAGCGTTGCAATAAGGGATGCTATAAGTGCCGTAAAGCTTCCCGTCATCGAGGTGCATCTATCAAACATCTATGCGCGCGAAGAGTTCAGGCAAAAATCACTCATTTCACCCGTAGTCAAGGGCACGGTATCCGGATTCGGCCCGGCGAGCTACTTGTTAGGGCTTGAGGCCGCGGCAGAGATGTGTAAACCCCGTTAA